From Ignavibacterium sp.:
CGAAACAAACACGGACTATAATCTTCAAACCACATAATTCTCACCTATCTTGTAGTATTTTTATAATTTCATCAGCCAGAAACGAACTGATCAGGTCATATGTTATACTGTTATAATGAACATCATCATAAAAATACTCAAGATTTTTAGGAACCACTTTATCAAGATCTATTAGAGGTACATTCATCAAAATAGCAATTTCTTTTATTGCATTATTATAAGCTTCTATTCCTCTGAATGCGGTATTATAAGTCCATCTTTTACCATCACCAATCGCTTCCTTATTTAACATAGTCAGAGATTTTAATTCTTTATCACTCATTTCTGATTTATAAATATTTGGCTGAGTCATAAGAATTACTTTCGTCCCGTCTAACTTTGCCAATTCAATAATTGTTGTAAGATTTCTCTTGAAAGAATTAAGACCGGGGAAATAATCTGTATCAACATCAAAAGGTTTGGGTCTATACCAAAGTAATTTAAAGTTATTATAAATAAATTCAGCAAGACTACCATACTTAATCATAAGCGCTTCTGGTCCAAGAAAATGTCCATAGTCCTCTCTGAATGCACCATTACTGAACCTTGAAAAATCCGCATTAACCAGTAAATCATTAATGTTATGCATAACCAATAAAACATCTGGTTTAAACTTTCTCAGATTCTGGATGTAGTTAATCAATGAATGCTGAGTTGTGTACCACTGTTTTCCGAGATTATAAAATTTTATAGAATCAATTTTATATCTTTCTTTAATCACCTTTTCTGTAAGTGATGGCCAGTCTCTTCCATTTTTATCTTTAAATTCAGTTGTTGATCCACCCAGACAAAAAATATTAAGATTGTGATCCGAAACAGAATCAGGAATATTTGGTTTAAGTTGAAGGAAAGTATGATACTTTTCAAGACTCATTCTATATCTCTTTTTATAAAAATATTCCCCAACCGGATAAACAAGTAGTATCATCAGAAATATTGTGAACAGGGTTAGCAGAAGCGACGATAATTTTGTCTTTCCCTGAATTATTCTTAAAAAAATAAAAACCAATAGTATGATTAAAATGGGAAAGATAATAAGAATTGCTATCGATATCGTTTTATAGAGTGGGTTAGCATTTAGAAATATTTGATCAGGATAAAAAAACCCCCTGTAGATAAACCCGCTCAGTAACAAAAAAATAAAAATAGAAATTAAAGACGGAATCGAATAGTATTTCTTTGAATTATGCATATGCTTTTAATAGATTATTTTATAGACTATGCTGAAAATTTGGTTATGACTACCTTAGGTGCTTTCAAAATTAAAGTTAAATGTCATAAATAGAGATTATACTTCATATCTTTTAAATTATATTTTTACAAATTTTTAAGAAAATAATTTTTACTCAACCAAAATAATTTGTTAGATTAAGATAGAAATTATTAATATCATATTAAAAACCATTTAATATTTATTCCCTTAATAGACTAATTCATTAAAAGGTTTAACTATTATTAAATATTTAATTTTGTGCGTTTCTCTATTATAATTCCAACATATAACCGCTCAGATTTGCTGGTTGAGACAATAAACTCAGCCCTTAACCAGACTTTTAAGGATTATGAAATAATTGTTGTTAATGATGGCTCAACAGACAATACTAAAGAAATACTCAATGGGTATGGAAACAGAATAAAAGTACTTCATAAAGAGAATTCGGGTTCAGAAAAAAGCAGAAATGCAGGGGCTGCAATTGCCAGTGGAGATTATTTCTGCTTTTTTGATAGTGATGATTTAATGTTTCCCTGGACTCTGCAGGTTTATAACAAAGTGATTGAAAATGAAAAATTTCCACCACTTGTTCTGGGTCAGCCATATCATTTTTCTTATCATCTCCCAGGCAATGTACTAAATGGCAATAAAGATTCTATTAAATATGCTGTTTTTAAAGATTATTTTTCTAAGGACAGGACAGTTTACTCTTCCTCAAGTATGATC
This genomic window contains:
- a CDS encoding glycosyltransferase family 2 protein, yielding MRFSIIIPTYNRSDLLVETINSALNQTFKDYEIIVVNDGSTDNTKEILNGYGNRIKVLHKENSGSEKSRNAGAAIASGDYFCFFDSDDLMFPWTLQVYNKVIENEKFPPLVLGQPYHFSYHLPGNVLNGNKDSIKYAVFKDYFSKDRTVYSSSSMIVIKKEYFYKVGMFRPYEPKGIFFLDDLDFMLRAGTISPTIIIFEPFQFAYRTHSENSVKNLRRVIKSLNYLILEEKEGIFAGGDERKFERHAIIGGPCYYWLFKALANGIISDSIKFFFKAYPFIFKGLIKKIRNKFRTKIPLKTI
- a CDS encoding SGNH/GDSL hydrolase family protein encodes the protein MILLVYPVGEYFYKKRYRMSLEKYHTFLQLKPNIPDSVSDHNLNIFCLGGSTTEFKDKNGRDWPSLTEKVIKERYKIDSIKFYNLGKQWYTTQHSLINYIQNLRKFKPDVLLVMHNINDLLVNADFSRFSNGAFREDYGHFLGPEALMIKYGSLAEFIYNNFKLLWYRPKPFDVDTDYFPGLNSFKRNLTTIIELAKLDGTKVILMTQPNIYKSEMSDKELKSLTMLNKEAIGDGKRWTYNTAFRGIEAYNNAIKEIAILMNVPLIDLDKVVPKNLEYFYDDVHYNSITYDLISSFLADEIIKILQDR